A single region of the Salvia miltiorrhiza cultivar Shanhuang (shh) chromosome 8, IMPLAD_Smil_shh, whole genome shotgun sequence genome encodes:
- the LOC130996633 gene encoding glucosamine 6-phosphate N-acetyltransferase-like, translating into METTKSSTEEKAFEVRKLEISDKKKGFVELLQQLTVCDSISDEAFDQRFREVAKYGNDHLICVIEDKDSRKIVATGSVFIEKKFIRNCGKVGHIEDVVVDSNVRGKHLGKKIIEFLSYHARSMGCYKVILDCNSDNIPFYERCGFKQKEIQMVKYFGS; encoded by the coding sequence ATGGAAACAACAAAGTCTTCCACAGAAGAGAAGGCATTTGAAGTGAGGAAGCTAGAGATCTCGGACAAGAAGAAGGGTTTCGTGGAGCTACTTCAGCAGCTGACCGTATGCGACTCCATCTCCGACGAAGCATTTGACCAACGGTTCAGGGAGGTGGCCAAGTACGGGAACGACCATCTCATATGCGTCATCGAAGACAAAGATTCAAGGAAGATCGTTGCAACCGGGAGTGTGTTCATAGAGAAGAAATTCATAAGGAATTGTGGCAAAGTTGGTCACATCGAAGACGTGGTTGTGGATTCTAACGTTCGAGGAAAGCATTTAGGAAAGAAGATCATCGAATTCCTGTCTTACCATGCTCGCTCGATGGGGTGTTACAAGGTGATTCTTGATTGTAACAGTGACAACATACCGTTTTATGAGAGGTGTGGTTTCAAGCAGAAGGAAATTCAGATGGTGAAGTACTTTGGTTCTTGA
- the LOC130996634 gene encoding 2S seed storage albumin protein-like — protein sequence MAIKVALAAALLVALVALASATTFTTTSFDENRQCRQQVQSRRFHSCQRFLQQRYANEEEEDANFEQGSLQACCQELKQMDRQQCGCEAIRHAVRQAQQSTGRYQTGQSEHVYQRARSLPRRCGLREQQCRFRLVVV from the coding sequence ATGGCGATCAAGGTGGCACTCGCAGCAGCTCTCCTCGTGGCCCTGGTGGCTCTCGCCAGTGCCACCACCTTCACCACCACCTCCTTCGACGAAAACAGGCAATGCAGGCAGCAGGTGCAGAGTCGCCGGTTCCACTCCTGCCAGCGCTTCTTGCAGCAGAGGTATGCCAacgaggaggaggaagacgCCAACTTTGAGCAAGGGTCCCTTCAAGCCTGCTGCCAGGAGCTCAAGCAAATGGACCGCCAGCAATGTGGCTGTGAGGCCATCAGGCACGCCGTGAGGCAGGCACAGCAGAGCACCGGCCGCTACCAAACCGGCCAATCCGAGCATGTTTACCAGCGCGCACGCTCCCTCCCCCGCAGATGCGGCCTTCGCGAGCAACAATGCCGCTTCCGCCTTGTCGTCGTTTGA